A stretch of DNA from Aspergillus flavus chromosome 3, complete sequence:
AAGGGAAAGATGGATGACTGTTGATCCCTAGATAAAAACTAACTCAGCTGATAGCGCTTTTATACATAagcgaaagagaaataaaaatgacACGGCAACCTTCCGAATACCATGACCCctgcatttttttttaccacGATGGCACTGGCAATTCAGCTGCCCCATCAATAAAATTATGTTGGAGCATCTCACTGCTTCCATGAAGTAACCCCGGGGAAGCATGTCGGCATAAACTGATGATGCACATATAGAACATAAGAGTTTCACTTCAAGAGGCAGTAGAATGATACATTGGTTGATCGTTTAGGGACCCTAATATTCTTTCCTTTATGCGAAAACAAGAGACCCAGTCCCTGTACCTATGAACCCTCAGACATGaaatctccatcttcttcgacttccttGTCACAAACCCCCTCCACGAGTCCTCTGAAGAGCTGTATATCAATGAGACCCTATTCTATCCAACTATGTTGTCTGAGCCATGCTTCACACATCAACGGCCAGTTAGAAACAGGTAAATTCTCCGTATCGAATGCGAAGCCATGAGGCGCATCCGCGAAGACATGAAGCTCAACAGAGCCGCCACTCTTAGTTATGCCCTCGGCAAGACGATAGGCATTGACAACAGGGACAACGGGGTCATTATTAGAATAAACAATAAAAGTAGGTGGAGCGGGAGCATTTAGCTGGACATCTGGCTGTAATTCATCGTAGAGAGCTTGCTTCTCCAGAGGCGGAAGAGGCGGCTTATTCGCAACGATAGTACGTCCAGCCGCATTTGTCGAGATTGGTCCATATCCGATAATGGCAAATTGAGCTTGAGGAACATCTAGATCAGGCGATGTCCATGTTTCAGGATATTGAGCCATAAGCGCAGCTCCGAGATGACCACCCGAAGAGAGGCCGCAGATGCCCTGTCCCTGCGGTATGAGCCCGGATTCCGACATTAATTTGAACGCGCGTCTGGCATCGTTTAAAGGCGCCTCAGCACCTGTATCTGCGGTTGGAAATCGGTGGACCAGAACAAAGGCATGGAATCCAAGGCTGGTTAGCCATTTCGCTGCCGCGATGCCTTCCCGGCCAACCATGAGCTGAACGTAGCCGCCGCCTCCTAGAATCAACACTCCCCGTCCATTGGGTTTGGCTGGACGGTAaccaaggagaaaaggacgCTCGACTTTAGTGATAACTGCCTGGCCTATATTGCCTTCCGGTGCGTCGAGTTCGAAGGCTCCTTCCACTGAGCTCTCCTCCCATAGAGGCCAGCATAGGTCCGCGTCGAGCATTCTGGCGTTATCGAGGAGGAATAGAAAATGACCTTTGCAAGAAGTAAAAGTTGTTCAGCTAAAGTGCATACTCATGCGGGGATCAAATATGCTGAGTGTTGTGGGCCTC
This window harbors:
- a CDS encoding Alpha/Beta hydrolase protein codes for the protein MLDADLCWPLWEESSVEGAFELDAPEGNIGQAVITKVERPFLLGYRPAKPNGRGVLILGGGGYVQLMVGREGIAAAKWLTSLGFHAFVLVHRFPTADTGAEAPLNDARRAFKLMSESGLIPQGQGICGLSSGGHLGAALMAQYPETWTSPDLDVPQAQFAIIGYGPISTNAAGRTIVANKPPLPPLEKQALYDELQPDVQLNAPAPPTFIVYSNNDPVVPVVNAYRLAEGITKSGGSVELHVFADAPHGFAFDTENLPVSNWPLMCEAWLRQHSWIE